In a genomic window of Caloenas nicobarica isolate bCalNic1 chromosome 1, bCalNic1.hap1, whole genome shotgun sequence:
- the MRPL51 gene encoding large ribosomal subunit protein mL51, giving the protein MAALAVGRALLGRVAPLLQAERSISGGGGARWGPVRPGLPVPLSSPLAGLTRAFRIKEPPKRKEVDRWTEKRALFGVYDNVGILGGFQMHPKNLIVGPKWLRGWRGNELQRCIRKKQVVGDRMFIEDYHKLTKRIRYLYRRFNRTGKHR; this is encoded by the exons ATGGCGGCGCTGGCGGTGGGGCGAGCCCTGCTGGGCCGGGTCGCGCCCCTGCTCCAGGCCGAGCGGAGCATTAGCGGTGGCGGAGGGGCGCGCTGGGGGCCCGTGCGGCCTGGCCTCCCCGTGCCCCTCTCCTCGCCCCTGGCGGGGCTCACCCGGGCATTCCGCATCAAGGAGCCCCCGAAGCGCAAGGAGGTGGATCGGTGGACAGAAAAACGGGCCTTGTTTGGGGTTTACGACAACGTGGGGATTCTGG GCGGTTTCCAGATGCACCCGAAGAACCTCATTGTGGGGCCCAAGTGGCTGCGAGGCTGGCGGGGGAACGAGCTGCAGAGGTGCATCCGCAAGAAGCAGGTGGTGGGAGATCGGATGTTTATAGAGGACTACCACAAGCTCACCAAGAGGATCCGGTACTTGTACAGGCGCTTCAATCGCACTGGGAAGCACCGCTAG